In Nymphaea colorata isolate Beijing-Zhang1983 chromosome 5, ASM883128v2, whole genome shotgun sequence, one genomic interval encodes:
- the LOC116253991 gene encoding pentatricopeptide repeat-containing protein At4g15720 isoform X2: protein MRSPFPTSLLFLSFRAHCFSPHLFNRHCPLALFAAQLQQSSVCKDVATGTAIHAIALKLGYGDLLFLNNHLLNFYCKCQLIQNAHRLFDEMPQRNVVSWTALMAGYVHCGQGYEALQLFAEAKKGGAWVNAFTFATAINACSALADVHDGLKLHGQAEIEGYVSNLVVGSALVDMYGKCGLVDHARRVFDEMAVKNIVTWTSMISICAQNGRGPEAIQLFAALQARNLVPNEYTFATVVNACASLGCLGAGKLSHALIIRRHCDTNEVVSSALVDMYPKCGCLNYAVKVFRRVADPKVIQWTSIIMGHAQHGLGHAGLQLFDEMLARGIQPNDVTLVGVLYACSHSGLVNRDDAEALIETMPMAPDVLLWGALLSASRSHGRIELAIKAAENLIELNQQLDSTYVTLSNMYASVDRWSDAVRIRREMKIRGICKEPGCSWIEVKSKTYVFFAGDQSCVHEGQIITVLQELEKKMREKGYVADRSLVFHNVEEEAKEEILGFHSERLALAFGLINTAEGSVIRILKNLRICSDCHEAFKLLSEIVSRDLIVRDVNRFHHFGNGSCSCGDYW, encoded by the exons ATGAGATCGCCATTCCCCACCTCATTGCTATTCCTCAGTTTTCGAGCTCATTGCTTCTCTCCCCATCTCTTCAATCGACACTGTCCGCTCGCTCTCTTTGCTGCCCAACTTCAACAATCTTCAGTCTGTAAGGACGTGGCAACAGGAACTGCAATACATGCAATTGCACTGAAGCTGGGATATGGGGACCTACTGTTCTTGAACAATCATCTGCTCAATTTTTACTGCAAGTGTCAACTTATCCAGAACGCGCACCGattatttgatgaaatgccCCAGAGAAATGTTGTCTCGTGGACTGCTCTCATGGCCGGTTACGTCCACTGTGGGCAAGGTTACGAGGCCCTGCAGCTCTTTGCTGAGGCTAAGAAGGGTGGGGCTTGGGTGAATGCGTTCACCTTCGCTACTGCCATTAATGCATGCTCGGCTCTGGCCGACGTCCACGACGGACTGAAGCTGCATGGCCAAGCCGAGATTGAAGGCTATGTGTCGAATTTGGTGGTTGGGAGCGCTCTCGTTGACATGTATGGGAAATGCGGCCTTGTTGACCATGCGCGGAGAGTTTTTGACGAGATGGCAGTGAAGAACATCGTGACTTGGACGTCGATGATTTCGATATGTGCACAGAATGGGCGTGGGCCTGAGGCTATTCAGCTCTTTGCTGCCTTACAGGCCCGCAATTTGGTGCCAAATGAATATACATTTGCGACTGTTGTAAATGCCTGTGCGAGCTTGGGCTGTCTTGGTGCCGGGAAGTTGAGTCATGCACTAATTATACGCCGGCACTGCGACACCAATGAAGTAGTTTCTAGTGCACTTGTTGATATGTATCCAAAATGTGGTTGCTTAAACTATGCAGTGAAGGTATTTCGCCGGGTTGCCGATCCGAAGGTGATTCAGTGGACTTCCATCATCATGGGCCATGCTCAGCATGGCCTCGGCCATGCAGGACTGCAGCTTTTTGATGAAATGCTTGCGAGGGGCATTCAGCCAAATGATGTCACGTTGGTTGGTGTTCTATATGCTTGCAGCCATTCCGGTCTAGTTAATCGAG ATGATGCAGAAGCGCTAATCGAGACAATGCCAATGGCGCCAGATGTTCTATTATGGGGTGCACTTCTATCCGCAAGCAGAAGTCATGGTAGAATTGAGCTTGCCATCAAGGCGGCTGAGAACCTAATTGAGTTGAACCAACAACTAGATTCCACTTATGTGACACTTTCCAACATGTATGCATCAGTTGACCGGTGGAGTGATGCAGTAAGAATCCGCAGAGAAATGAAGATCCGAGGTATCTGCAAGGAGCCCGGATGCAGCTGGATTGAGGTTAAAAGCAAGACATATGTATTCTTTGCAGGCGATCAGTCATGCGTCCATGAAGGCCAGATTATCACTGTTTTGCAGGAGTTGGAAAAGAAGATGAGGGAGAAAGGGTATGTGGCTGACAGGAGTCTGGTGTTCCATAATGTTGAGGAAGAGGCCAAAGAGGAAATACTTGGTTTTCACAGTGAGAGGCTGGCTTTGGCTTTTGGCTTGATAAATACTGCAGAAGGCTCGGTGATAAGAATTCTCAAGAATCTGAGGATATGTAGTGATTGTCATGAAGCATTCAAGCTCCTCAGTGAGATTGTCAGCAGGGATCTCATAGTTAGAGATGTTAACAGATTTCACCATTTTGGAAATGGATCGTGCTCGTGTGGAGACTATTGGTGA
- the LOC116253991 gene encoding pentatricopeptide repeat-containing protein At4g15720 isoform X1 — protein sequence MRSPFPTSLLFLSFRAHCFSPHLFNRHCPLALFAAQLQQSSVCKDVATGTAIHAIALKLGYGDLLFLNNHLLNFYCKCQLIQNAHRLFDEMPQRNVVSWTALMAGYVHCGQGYEALQLFAEAKKGGAWVNAFTFATAINACSALADVHDGLKLHGQAEIEGYVSNLVVGSALVDMYGKCGLVDHARRVFDEMAVKNIVTWTSMISICAQNGRGPEAIQLFAALQARNLVPNEYTFATVVNACASLGCLGAGKLSHALIIRRHCDTNEVVSSALVDMYPKCGCLNYAVKVFRRVADPKVIQWTSIIMGHAQHGLGHAGLQLFDEMLARGIQPNDVTLVGVLYACSHSGLVNRGKEVFDSMYRVYGVIPDTKHYTCMVDMLGRAGRLDDAEALIETMPMAPDVLLWGALLSASRSHGRIELAIKAAENLIELNQQLDSTYVTLSNMYASVDRWSDAVRIRREMKIRGICKEPGCSWIEVKSKTYVFFAGDQSCVHEGQIITVLQELEKKMREKGYVADRSLVFHNVEEEAKEEILGFHSERLALAFGLINTAEGSVIRILKNLRICSDCHEAFKLLSEIVSRDLIVRDVNRFHHFGNGSCSCGDYW from the coding sequence ATGAGATCGCCATTCCCCACCTCATTGCTATTCCTCAGTTTTCGAGCTCATTGCTTCTCTCCCCATCTCTTCAATCGACACTGTCCGCTCGCTCTCTTTGCTGCCCAACTTCAACAATCTTCAGTCTGTAAGGACGTGGCAACAGGAACTGCAATACATGCAATTGCACTGAAGCTGGGATATGGGGACCTACTGTTCTTGAACAATCATCTGCTCAATTTTTACTGCAAGTGTCAACTTATCCAGAACGCGCACCGattatttgatgaaatgccCCAGAGAAATGTTGTCTCGTGGACTGCTCTCATGGCCGGTTACGTCCACTGTGGGCAAGGTTACGAGGCCCTGCAGCTCTTTGCTGAGGCTAAGAAGGGTGGGGCTTGGGTGAATGCGTTCACCTTCGCTACTGCCATTAATGCATGCTCGGCTCTGGCCGACGTCCACGACGGACTGAAGCTGCATGGCCAAGCCGAGATTGAAGGCTATGTGTCGAATTTGGTGGTTGGGAGCGCTCTCGTTGACATGTATGGGAAATGCGGCCTTGTTGACCATGCGCGGAGAGTTTTTGACGAGATGGCAGTGAAGAACATCGTGACTTGGACGTCGATGATTTCGATATGTGCACAGAATGGGCGTGGGCCTGAGGCTATTCAGCTCTTTGCTGCCTTACAGGCCCGCAATTTGGTGCCAAATGAATATACATTTGCGACTGTTGTAAATGCCTGTGCGAGCTTGGGCTGTCTTGGTGCCGGGAAGTTGAGTCATGCACTAATTATACGCCGGCACTGCGACACCAATGAAGTAGTTTCTAGTGCACTTGTTGATATGTATCCAAAATGTGGTTGCTTAAACTATGCAGTGAAGGTATTTCGCCGGGTTGCCGATCCGAAGGTGATTCAGTGGACTTCCATCATCATGGGCCATGCTCAGCATGGCCTCGGCCATGCAGGACTGCAGCTTTTTGATGAAATGCTTGCGAGGGGCATTCAGCCAAATGATGTCACGTTGGTTGGTGTTCTATATGCTTGCAGCCATTCCGGTCTAGTTAATCGAGGTAAGGAAGTCTTTGATTCCATGTACAGAGTATATGGAGTTATTCCTGACACGAAACATTATACATGCATGGTGGATATGCTCGGCCGGGCTGGGCGTCTAGATGATGCAGAAGCGCTAATCGAGACAATGCCAATGGCGCCAGATGTTCTATTATGGGGTGCACTTCTATCCGCAAGCAGAAGTCATGGTAGAATTGAGCTTGCCATCAAGGCGGCTGAGAACCTAATTGAGTTGAACCAACAACTAGATTCCACTTATGTGACACTTTCCAACATGTATGCATCAGTTGACCGGTGGAGTGATGCAGTAAGAATCCGCAGAGAAATGAAGATCCGAGGTATCTGCAAGGAGCCCGGATGCAGCTGGATTGAGGTTAAAAGCAAGACATATGTATTCTTTGCAGGCGATCAGTCATGCGTCCATGAAGGCCAGATTATCACTGTTTTGCAGGAGTTGGAAAAGAAGATGAGGGAGAAAGGGTATGTGGCTGACAGGAGTCTGGTGTTCCATAATGTTGAGGAAGAGGCCAAAGAGGAAATACTTGGTTTTCACAGTGAGAGGCTGGCTTTGGCTTTTGGCTTGATAAATACTGCAGAAGGCTCGGTGATAAGAATTCTCAAGAATCTGAGGATATGTAGTGATTGTCATGAAGCATTCAAGCTCCTCAGTGAGATTGTCAGCAGGGATCTCATAGTTAGAGATGTTAACAGATTTCACCATTTTGGAAATGGATCGTGCTCGTGTGGAGACTATTGGTGA